From Pseudoalteromonas sp. R3, one genomic window encodes:
- a CDS encoding transporter substrate-binding domain-containing protein — translation MVKWYVYLMLFLLGAVAEAKSTIYVAKEMRPLYDRDLFLYELLDLSLKAAEYPVDIHHVKVHPHQQRTLLALSKGEVDLHWSMSSPAREKLAIAVKFPLFDGLIGKRALLVNRAQLARFQTMKDKTELAKLVAVQGHDWPDTKILAANGLKVRPIVNYQAMFDLIATQRADYFPRSVIEVDSELAAQASEDLIKLPQFYLSYPAHFYFFVNKQKPELANKLALGLSRLKESGQYKELLARYFDLSFLSTARPIYLDNPFFHSD, via the coding sequence ATGGTAAAATGGTATGTTTATCTGATGCTATTCCTGCTTGGGGCGGTTGCAGAAGCTAAGTCAACGATATATGTTGCGAAAGAAATGCGACCGCTCTATGACCGCGATTTGTTCCTCTACGAATTGCTCGACCTATCTTTAAAAGCGGCTGAATACCCTGTGGATATTCACCACGTCAAGGTCCATCCTCACCAGCAAAGAACGCTCTTGGCATTGAGCAAAGGGGAAGTTGATTTACACTGGAGTATGTCCAGTCCGGCACGGGAAAAACTGGCCATCGCGGTCAAGTTTCCGCTCTTTGACGGCTTGATTGGGAAACGGGCGCTGCTGGTTAATCGGGCACAGTTAGCGCGATTTCAGACGATGAAAGACAAAACTGAGCTGGCGAAATTGGTGGCGGTGCAAGGTCATGACTGGCCAGATACTAAGATACTGGCGGCCAATGGATTAAAAGTCAGGCCAATTGTAAACTATCAGGCTATGTTCGATTTAATTGCCACTCAGAGGGCCGACTATTTTCCTCGTTCAGTGATAGAGGTCGACTCCGAGTTGGCGGCACAAGCCTCTGAAGACCTGATAAAGCTGCCGCAGTTTTACTTATCTTACCCGGCACATTTCTACTTTTTTGTGAACAAGCAAAAGCCTGAGCTGGCAAATAAACTGGCGCTGGGTTTATCGCGTCTTAAAGAAAGTGGCCAATATAAAGAACTATTAGCACGCTATTTCGATCTGTCCTTTTTGAGCACGGCACGCCCTATTTACCTTGATAATCCATTTTTTCACAGCGACTGA